A genomic region of Deltaproteobacteria bacterium contains the following coding sequences:
- a CDS encoding tripartite tricarboxylate transporter TctB family protein, producing MKAKPAEVILSIATLGLGIATAIGTAQLPSAGGYAKIGPNVAPAVIAGGLILLGCWLLYEALYGGWRNAVADDPAVRGEHAFQASAFLWVTAGIVLQIVLIHSAGFLLAQAALFACVARGFGSKKLPRDFAIGLVLGLAVFLFFVKFLNVNLPAGWLKPILGGAGI from the coding sequence ATGAAAGCCAAGCCAGCGGAGGTGATTCTGTCCATCGCCACTCTCGGCCTGGGTATCGCCACCGCGATCGGCACGGCGCAGCTCCCCAGCGCCGGCGGCTACGCGAAAATCGGCCCCAACGTCGCGCCGGCAGTCATCGCCGGCGGACTTATCCTGCTCGGTTGCTGGTTATTGTACGAGGCTCTCTACGGCGGCTGGCGCAACGCCGTCGCCGACGATCCGGCAGTGCGCGGCGAGCACGCTTTTCAAGCCAGCGCCTTTCTTTGGGTAACCGCCGGCATCGTCTTGCAGATCGTTTTGATCCACAGCGCGGGATTCTTGCTCGCTCAAGCCGCGCTCTTCGCCTGTGTTGCCCGTGGTTTTGGCAGCAAGAAGCTACCGCGCGATTTTGCCATCGGCCTGGTTTTGGGTTTGGCGGTATTCTTGTTCTTCGTAAAATTCTTGAACGTCAACTTGCCGGCTGGCTGGCTTAAACCCATCCTCGGTGGCGCGGGGATTTAG
- a CDS encoding CoA transferase produces the protein MALLEGVRVLDLTNVLAGPFCCYQLAQLGAEVLKVEVPGSGDLARQLGADPELNSKLMGASFLAQNAGKRSITVNLKHADGKAIFRKLVTTADVVVENFRPRVMERLGLGYKELQTSKGDLIYCAISGFGQDGPLKDNPAYDQIVQGLSGVMSITGDRHSAPLRVGYPIADTIGGVTAAFAIAAALFRRARSGAGEFIDVSMLEATIASMGWAVSNWLIAGMAPQPMGNENMTASPSGTFSTRDGLLNIAANEQNQFVTLCGLTGRQDLIADPRFAQREERKHYRQELKREIEKALAAKSAREWSDIFNRNGVPAGEVLSIPEVLKHRQVVERGLVKRFPAATGADRELAMVRSGFRLASGDPAPAAPPPTLGADTEAILLELGYDRESIAQLRSSQVI, from the coding sequence ATGGCACTTTTGGAAGGCGTGCGGGTGCTCGACCTGACCAATGTTCTTGCTGGGCCATTTTGCTGTTATCAGCTAGCCCAGTTGGGCGCGGAGGTGCTCAAGGTTGAGGTGCCCGGTAGCGGCGATCTCGCGCGGCAGCTGGGCGCCGATCCCGAGTTAAATAGCAAATTGATGGGGGCGTCGTTCTTGGCCCAGAACGCCGGCAAGCGCTCGATCACCGTCAATTTGAAACATGCCGATGGCAAAGCGATTTTTCGCAAGCTGGTGACAACCGCCGACGTCGTCGTCGAGAATTTTCGCCCGCGTGTGATGGAACGTTTGGGCCTGGGATACAAAGAACTTCAGACGAGTAAAGGCGATCTGATCTACTGTGCCATCTCCGGCTTCGGTCAGGATGGACCTCTCAAAGACAACCCCGCCTACGATCAAATCGTCCAGGGCTTGTCCGGCGTCATGAGCATAACCGGCGACCGGCATTCGGCGCCGCTTCGGGTGGGTTATCCGATTGCTGACACCATCGGCGGCGTTACCGCCGCCTTCGCCATCGCTGCGGCTCTGTTTCGCCGCGCGCGCAGCGGTGCGGGTGAGTTTATCGATGTGTCGATGCTCGAAGCGACGATCGCTAGCATGGGTTGGGCCGTGTCGAATTGGTTGATAGCCGGCATGGCGCCGCAGCCGATGGGTAACGAAAACATGACTGCCAGCCCGTCTGGAACGTTCTCGACGAGAGACGGCTTGCTCAATATCGCCGCCAACGAGCAAAACCAGTTCGTTACGCTCTGCGGGTTGACTGGGCGGCAGGACTTGATCGCCGACCCGCGCTTTGCCCAGCGCGAGGAGCGCAAACATTACCGTCAAGAGCTGAAGAGGGAAATCGAAAAGGCCCTGGCGGCAAAATCGGCGCGCGAGTGGTCGGACATCTTCAATCGAAACGGCGTCCCAGCCGGCGAAGTGCTATCGATTCCCGAAGTTCTGAAACACCGCCAAGTCGTCGAACGCGGCTTGGTTAAGCGCTTCCCTGCAGCCACCGGCGCCGACCGGGAGCTTGCGATGGTGCGCTCAGGGTTTCGACTCGCGAGCGGCGATCCCGCGCCGGCCGCGCCGCCGCCTACCCTGGGTGCCGACACGGAAGCCATTTTGCTCGAGCTAGGCTATGACAGGGAAAGCATCGCGCAGCTGAGAAGTTCACAGGTGATATGA
- a CDS encoding UbiD family decarboxylase, with protein sequence MSELAYTDFRSFVAEAIKISDHRVIEGADWDAEIGALVESTAELVPQPPLLLFDKVKGYPAGFRVCSLPYAAYKRVALALGLPLDKTKLETLRLAARKVRTTQRIAPKEVSTSPLLENVLKGGDVNLLKFPALRFHENDGGRYFGPGGGLINQDPDSGYVNTGTYRMQLHDKNTLGLWMSPGQNGRQIAAKYWEKGKSCPVAATYGQHPMVFMPSYTKFPYGAQEMEVTGGLIGKPLEVLRGPITGLPIPASSEIAIEGEIPPPSEESRAEGPFGEWPGYYSGGTTGTGENQPIIRVKAIYHRNDPILEDEAPLWPGAVKMDLHISAGVLWDQLESAGIQDIVGVYNHTSYMTVVSIRQKYAGHAKQTGLAAVSAAAAARNGRYVVVVDEDIDPTNMKEVLWAMMTRVDPATNIDIVDGCWSTPLDPRMPPSKRKNKDHTNSRGIFYAVRPWEWRDKFPKTSRSSRELREKTIAKFKGVIPFPGS encoded by the coding sequence ATGTCTGAGCTGGCTTACACAGACTTTCGCAGCTTCGTTGCCGAAGCGATCAAGATTAGCGACCACCGCGTGATCGAGGGCGCGGATTGGGACGCCGAGATTGGCGCGCTGGTGGAATCCACTGCAGAGTTGGTGCCGCAGCCGCCGCTTTTGTTGTTCGACAAAGTGAAAGGCTACCCGGCGGGGTTTCGCGTTTGCAGTCTGCCCTACGCGGCTTATAAGCGTGTCGCCTTGGCGCTCGGCTTGCCGCTCGACAAGACGAAACTGGAAACTTTGCGTCTCGCCGCTCGCAAGGTGCGCACGACGCAGCGGATTGCACCGAAAGAAGTCAGTACGTCGCCGCTGTTAGAAAACGTCTTGAAGGGCGGCGATGTCAATCTTCTCAAGTTTCCCGCGCTGCGTTTTCACGAAAATGACGGCGGGCGCTACTTTGGACCAGGCGGCGGCTTGATCAACCAGGATCCGGATTCCGGCTACGTCAACACGGGCACCTACCGGATGCAGCTTCATGATAAGAACACGCTTGGTTTGTGGATGAGCCCAGGCCAAAATGGCCGGCAGATCGCTGCGAAGTACTGGGAGAAGGGCAAGAGCTGCCCGGTGGCGGCGACCTATGGGCAGCATCCAATGGTCTTCATGCCGTCGTACACGAAATTCCCTTACGGTGCGCAAGAGATGGAAGTTACCGGCGGGCTGATTGGTAAACCGCTCGAAGTGTTGCGCGGGCCGATCACGGGTTTGCCGATTCCGGCGTCGTCGGAGATCGCGATTGAAGGCGAGATTCCGCCGCCGTCCGAAGAGTCGCGTGCCGAGGGACCCTTCGGTGAATGGCCCGGCTACTACTCAGGCGGCACCACCGGCACCGGCGAAAACCAACCGATCATTCGTGTCAAAGCGATCTATCACCGCAACGATCCGATCCTTGAAGACGAAGCGCCGCTCTGGCCCGGTGCGGTGAAAATGGACCTGCATATCTCCGCTGGGGTGTTGTGGGATCAGCTGGAAAGCGCCGGCATTCAAGATATCGTCGGCGTGTATAACCACACCTCTTATATGACGGTGGTGTCGATCCGACAAAAGTATGCCGGCCACGCCAAGCAGACCGGTTTGGCCGCGGTCAGCGCCGCCGCCGCGGCGCGCAACGGCCGCTACGTCGTCGTCGTGGACGAAGACATCGACCCGACCAACATGAAAGAAGTGCTCTGGGCGATGATGACGCGCGTCGATCCGGCGACCAATATCGATATCGTCGACGGCTGCTGGTCGACGCCGCTCGATCCGCGCATGCCGCCGAGCAAACGGAAGAACAAAGATCACACCAACAGCCGCGGCATTTTCTACGCGGTGCGGCCGTGGGAATGGCGCGACAAGTTCCCGAAAACGAGCCGCTCGAGCCGCGAGCTGCGCGAGAAGACGATCGCCAAGTTCAAAGGCGTGATTCCGTTTCCGGGCTCGTGA
- a CDS encoding UbiD family decarboxylase produces MSDLRSWLADVDKFGQLMTVNDAHWDLELSTLTEIINERSKTRPAIVFDNIKEYPKGYRMAVNLLSSVQRLALTMGMDPKIGEFDFVQKWRQQVKSIQPIEPRKVKTAPLFENVQKGSDIDLLKFPVPRWHELDGGRYIGTDDLCVTRDPEEGWVNVGTYRIMIHGRDHMGLHMSPGKHGRVHRDKEHAAGRALPIAVSFGHHPINFLVASTDVPNRVNEYAYAGGITGKPLDVVDGPLTGLPIPADSEIAIEGEVVPNDFMPEGPFGEWTGYYASNQTAVPVIRVKAVYYRNDPIMCGFPLLKPSSGDNLHFSLMRSALIWNALDEAGVPDVSAVWSHPSGGRFMTVLSIKQRYPGHARQAAMIASQCRSGAYLGRYVIVVDDDIDITNSEEVIWAISSRSDPVESIEILRRCWSGPLDPRIPVQDKGFSSRAIIDATRPYEWRDKFPKSSGASRELKEKVAKEWRGFLDKI; encoded by the coding sequence ATGTCAGACCTGCGTTCTTGGTTAGCGGATGTCGACAAGTTCGGTCAACTAATGACCGTCAACGATGCCCATTGGGATCTCGAGTTATCGACGCTGACGGAGATCATCAACGAGCGCTCGAAGACACGCCCGGCGATTGTCTTTGACAACATCAAAGAATACCCCAAGGGCTACCGCATGGCGGTCAACCTGCTCTCTTCCGTGCAGCGGCTGGCGCTCACCATGGGCATGGACCCGAAGATCGGCGAGTTCGACTTCGTCCAGAAATGGCGCCAGCAGGTGAAATCGATTCAGCCCATCGAGCCGCGCAAAGTGAAAACCGCGCCGCTGTTCGAGAACGTGCAGAAGGGCAGCGACATCGATTTACTCAAATTCCCGGTGCCGCGTTGGCACGAGCTCGACGGCGGCCGCTACATCGGCACCGACGATCTGTGCGTAACGCGCGATCCTGAAGAGGGCTGGGTCAACGTCGGCACCTATCGGATCATGATTCACGGCCGCGATCACATGGGCCTGCACATGTCGCCGGGCAAGCATGGCCGCGTCCATCGTGACAAAGAGCATGCCGCCGGCAGGGCCTTGCCGATCGCGGTTTCCTTCGGTCATCATCCGATCAATTTTCTTGTTGCATCCACCGACGTGCCCAATCGCGTCAACGAATATGCCTACGCCGGCGGCATCACCGGTAAGCCGCTCGACGTCGTCGACGGTCCGCTCACCGGTTTGCCGATTCCCGCAGATTCCGAAATCGCCATCGAAGGCGAAGTCGTGCCCAACGACTTCATGCCCGAAGGACCCTTCGGTGAGTGGACAGGTTATTATGCCAGCAATCAAACGGCCGTGCCGGTGATTCGCGTCAAAGCCGTTTATTACCGCAACGACCCGATCATGTGCGGCTTTCCGTTATTGAAACCTTCGAGCGGTGACAACTTGCATTTCTCATTGATGCGCTCGGCGTTGATCTGGAACGCCCTCGACGAAGCCGGTGTCCCCGACGTATCGGCGGTTTGGTCGCATCCTTCGGGCGGCAGGTTCATGACCGTGCTCTCGATCAAGCAGCGCTACCCCGGGCACGCGCGCCAAGCGGCGATGATCGCCAGTCAGTGCCGCTCCGGCGCCTATCTCGGCCGCTATGTGATTGTCGTCGACGACGACATCGATATTACCAATTCCGAAGAAGTGATCTGGGCGATCAGCTCGCGCTCCGATCCGGTGGAGTCGATCGAAATCCTGCGCCGCTGCTGGAGCGGTCCGCTCGACCCGCGCATCCCGGTCCAGGACAAAGGCTTCAGCTCGCGCGCCATCATCGACGCGACGCGCCCCTATGAATGGCGCGATAAATTCCCCAAATCGAGCGGCGCAAGTAGAGAGCTAAAAGAAAAAGTCGCGAAGGAGTGGCGCGGATTTCTCGATAAGATTTGA
- a CDS encoding ABC transporter ATP-binding protein yields the protein MISIRKLVKQFATGEQTVAALQGVDLEVSKGEFFVLLGPSGSGKTTLLRSVAGLEKPDSGEISLNGKTVFSGSRKIAALPEEREIGMVFQSYAIWPHLTVAENIGLVLTHGRSRLSKSAAQERIRHALSLVQLDDYGSRPSRLLSGGQQQRVALARALAVNPALLLMDEPLSNLDARLREEVRTSIKKVAMQLGITVLYVTHDQVEAMVLADRIAVMSHGQILQIGNPFELYRAPANALVAEFFGSINWLRGKIAGNGTVESEVGTLVIENQRQYEGDVVVGVRPEDVRLAANSDSGENILTGGIVGSVFLGDQITAEVKIKDKVLIAKASPEREYPVGNISVRLPKERLVIFPDTTAK from the coding sequence GTGATCTCGATTCGAAAGCTCGTCAAGCAATTTGCCACCGGCGAGCAAACCGTCGCAGCCCTTCAAGGCGTCGACCTCGAGGTGAGCAAGGGCGAGTTTTTCGTGCTGCTCGGACCGAGCGGCTCGGGCAAAACCACGCTGCTGCGCAGCGTCGCCGGTTTGGAAAAGCCCGATAGCGGTGAAATCAGCCTCAACGGCAAGACGGTGTTTTCCGGTAGCCGCAAGATCGCCGCGCTGCCCGAGGAGCGCGAGATCGGCATGGTGTTTCAGTCCTACGCGATCTGGCCACATTTGACGGTCGCCGAAAATATCGGTCTGGTGTTGACCCACGGCCGGTCGCGCCTATCGAAAAGCGCGGCGCAGGAGCGCATTCGCCATGCGCTCAGCCTGGTGCAGCTCGACGATTATGGCAGCCGGCCGTCGCGCCTATTGAGCGGCGGCCAGCAGCAGCGCGTGGCGTTGGCGCGGGCGTTGGCGGTGAATCCGGCGCTGTTGTTGATGGACGAGCCGCTCAGCAATCTCGACGCGCGGCTGCGCGAAGAGGTGCGCACCAGCATCAAGAAAGTCGCCATGCAATTGGGCATCACGGTGCTCTATGTCACCCACGATCAAGTCGAAGCGATGGTGCTGGCCGACCGCATCGCGGTCATGTCGCATGGGCAGATTCTGCAAATCGGCAATCCCTTCGAGCTGTACCGCGCGCCGGCCAATGCGCTGGTGGCCGAGTTCTTCGGCTCGATCAATTGGCTGCGCGGGAAAATCGCGGGCAACGGCACGGTCGAAAGTGAAGTCGGCACGCTTGTCATCGAAAACCAACGACAGTATGAAGGAGACGTGGTGGTTGGCGTGCGGCCGGAGGACGTCCGGCTCGCTGCGAACAGCGACAGCGGTGAAAATATTCTCACCGGCGGGATCGTTGGCTCAGTATTTTTAGGCGACCAGATTACTGCTGAAGTGAAGATTAAAGACAAAGTGTTGATCGCCAAAGCAAGCCCCGAGCGGGAATACCCAGTGGGCAATATTTCAGTGCGATTACCCAAAGAACGTTTGGTGATTTTTCCCGATACTACGGCTAAATAA
- a CDS encoding B12-binding domain-containing radical SAM protein, with protein MRVLLIQPPVHDFYDTDVRLQPIGLAYIKAAVRAHSPQVEVIVKDFHGGHGRRTVAIPKELRYLAEYYPVADKSPFSTFHQYYHFGKSFDDIETEITDLQPDVVGISSLFTPYYREALEVAARTKRSTDAIVVMGGSHASAVPESLLLSPHVDYVIRGEGERPMVELLRALERGEAVDRVPNLAYKRAGALVYNPIEDNFPIDALPAPDLNDCRATSYNLAGKPMTFMITSRSCPHKCSFCSVHTTFGTEYRRRSLDSVLAEIELRYHQGFRVIDFEDDNLTYYKHTFKELCGHLIARFPRREMQFVAMNGISYLSLDDELLELMQRAGFTHLNLALVSSDKTVRETTKRPHTLDAYVKVVDKAHALGFKIVSYQILGLPNESLDSMIQTLAFNARLPVLLGASPFYQTPKAPIARGLDLCEADFVRARLTALGIGAPGFDRDDVYTLFVTTRILNFLKGIELDKPASLEELMRFRWSEQRTQIGFDLLGRLLENRALYFHTQAGLIENRRFKSEIFQRVLREAKKLSCLNGRAIAL; from the coding sequence ATGCGGGTTTTGCTGATCCAACCGCCGGTGCATGACTTCTATGACACCGACGTGCGGCTCCAGCCCATCGGGCTGGCTTATATCAAGGCCGCAGTGCGCGCGCATTCGCCGCAGGTCGAAGTCATCGTCAAAGATTTCCACGGCGGTCACGGCCGGCGCACAGTGGCCATCCCAAAAGAGCTGCGCTACCTGGCCGAATACTATCCCGTCGCCGACAAGTCGCCGTTCTCGACGTTCCATCAGTACTATCACTTTGGCAAATCCTTCGATGACATCGAAACCGAGATCACCGACCTGCAACCCGACGTGGTCGGCATCTCATCGCTGTTTACACCGTATTACCGCGAAGCGTTGGAAGTCGCCGCCCGCACCAAGAGAAGCACTGATGCCATCGTCGTCATGGGCGGATCGCACGCCTCCGCCGTTCCTGAGTCGCTGCTGCTCTCGCCGCATGTCGACTACGTGATTCGCGGCGAGGGCGAACGCCCGATGGTCGAACTGCTGCGCGCGCTCGAACGCGGCGAGGCCGTCGATCGAGTGCCCAATCTTGCCTACAAACGGGCCGGCGCGCTTGTCTACAATCCTATCGAAGACAACTTTCCCATCGATGCACTGCCGGCTCCCGACCTAAACGACTGCCGAGCAACATCGTACAACCTGGCCGGCAAACCGATGACGTTTATGATCACATCGCGGAGCTGCCCGCACAAATGCTCCTTTTGCTCGGTGCACACGACCTTCGGCACCGAATATCGGCGGCGTTCGTTGGACAGCGTGTTGGCGGAGATTGAGCTGCGTTACCACCAGGGCTTCCGTGTTATCGATTTCGAAGACGACAACCTGACTTATTACAAGCACACCTTCAAAGAACTCTGCGGCCACTTGATCGCGCGCTTTCCGCGGCGCGAAATGCAATTCGTCGCCATGAACGGCATCAGCTACCTGAGCCTCGACGACGAATTGCTGGAACTGATGCAGCGGGCCGGCTTTACGCACCTGAATCTTGCGCTGGTATCATCCGACAAAACCGTACGCGAGACCACCAAGCGGCCGCATACACTGGACGCCTATGTGAAAGTTGTCGACAAAGCGCACGCGCTCGGCTTTAAGATCGTTTCCTATCAAATCCTCGGCCTGCCGAATGAAAGCCTCGACAGCATGATTCAAACCTTGGCATTTAACGCGCGCCTGCCCGTGTTGCTCGGCGCCTCGCCGTTCTATCAGACGCCCAAGGCTCCCATTGCCCGTGGATTGGACTTGTGCGAAGCGGATTTCGTCAGGGCGAGACTGACCGCCCTGGGCATCGGAGCGCCTGGCTTTGACCGTGACGACGTTTACACGTTGTTTGTGACCACGAGGATTCTCAACTTTTTGAAAGGCATCGAGCTCGACAAGCCAGCGAGCCTGGAAGAACTAATGCGCTTCCGTTGGTCGGAGCAACGCACACAGATTGGCTTTGATCTGCTCGGGCGGTTGCTGGAAAACCGAGCTCTCTATTTTCACACGCAAGCGGGTTTGATCGAAAACCGGCGCTTCAAGAGTGAAATTTTCCAGCGAGTACTTCGAGAGGCAAAGAAACTATCTTGTCTAAACGGGCGGGCGATTGCTCTATAG
- a CDS encoding cupin domain-containing protein, with translation MPTLSCWIQLLRPGEHAKKHRHTSSAVYFVAGGAGTTNVGDKAMDWTTHDSFVVPNWAWHEHVNRSKTQDAILFSVNDTPIVSAFGHYREEPENTFRSMAVPAVPAPTKQ, from the coding sequence CTGCCGACGCTCAGCTGCTGGATTCAGCTGCTCCGCCCAGGAGAGCACGCCAAGAAACATCGCCACACGTCGAGCGCGGTCTACTTCGTCGCCGGCGGCGCAGGCACAACGAATGTCGGCGACAAGGCGATGGATTGGACCACCCACGATTCCTTCGTCGTCCCCAACTGGGCATGGCATGAGCATGTCAATCGCTCGAAGACCCAGGACGCGATTTTGTTTTCGGTAAACGACACGCCGATCGTCAGCGCGTTCGGACACTATCGCGAAGAGCCGGAAAACACGTTTCGATCGATGGCGGTGCCCGCGGTGCCGGCACCAACAAAGCAATAA
- a CDS encoding iron ABC transporter permease — protein sequence MGAAARVKGRSLFVAVSVASLLPVLAFLVIIIWMGFWQGSPGEPVEHTLKHYRTLFSDASTYKTLLNTLGFAATTVLVSLLFAVPTAWLVERTDLPGKNLVYALVTIGALVPTFFTSMGWVFLLHPRIGIINKSLMELFNLENAPFNIASLVGMGWVEGLGLSSIAFIMIVATYRTMDPALEEAARVHGLGLFRTLCYVTLPLTFPGIIAASIYVFTIGLSAFEVPAIIGMSNKIFTFATFIFYKIQPLEELPSYGMAGAVSSLLVVLALLLSWSYFSVLRYSHRYAVVTGKGYRPRLVELGKRGWLLAWLFLGGFFLVAKVLPFLLLVWASLLKFFQPPSWAALEQVSLANFYGLPWKLMASGAWNTFILMLVVPTLTIVLCLAISWTVLRSGLKWRLLFDAVAFLPHAVPNLILAIAAVFAALFLMPRAIPIYGSLAILIFVYTISRISFATRIINNSLAQIHPELEEAAFVGGLPLLQVMRKILLPLLKPALVYAWLWMALLCFRELTMASVLVTSQGNVTLPMIVWGLWLGGSLNQAAAANLVVLALMVPFVVLYLIFGRRSRFSEAA from the coding sequence ATGGGGGCCGCTGCCCGAGTGAAAGGCCGTAGTCTTTTCGTCGCCGTCTCGGTGGCTAGTCTGCTTCCGGTCCTAGCGTTCCTCGTCATCATCATCTGGATGGGGTTCTGGCAGGGCAGTCCGGGCGAGCCGGTGGAGCACACGCTTAAGCACTACCGGACGCTCTTCAGCGATGCATCCACGTACAAAACTCTGTTGAACACGCTCGGCTTTGCCGCGACTACGGTGCTGGTGTCGCTGTTGTTTGCCGTGCCCACGGCGTGGTTAGTCGAGCGCACGGATTTGCCCGGGAAAAATCTGGTTTACGCGCTGGTCACCATCGGCGCGCTGGTGCCGACATTTTTTACTTCCATGGGGTGGGTGTTCTTGCTCCATCCGCGCATCGGCATCATCAACAAATCGCTGATGGAGCTTTTCAACCTGGAGAACGCGCCGTTCAACATCGCATCGCTCGTCGGTATGGGCTGGGTCGAGGGGTTGGGCCTCTCGTCCATCGCCTTCATCATGATCGTCGCTACTTACCGGACGATGGACCCGGCGCTGGAAGAGGCGGCGCGGGTGCATGGTTTGGGTCTGTTTCGCACGCTGTGCTACGTGACGCTGCCGCTGACGTTTCCCGGCATCATCGCGGCGTCGATATATGTTTTCACCATCGGCCTGTCGGCCTTCGAGGTGCCGGCCATCATCGGCATGTCGAATAAGATATTTACTTTTGCGACGTTCATTTTCTACAAGATTCAGCCACTCGAAGAGTTGCCGAGCTACGGCATGGCTGGCGCCGTGAGCAGTTTGTTGGTGGTGCTGGCGCTGCTCTTGAGTTGGAGTTACTTCAGCGTCCTGCGCTATTCGCATCGTTACGCGGTGGTCACGGGCAAGGGCTACCGGCCGCGCCTGGTCGAGTTGGGCAAGCGAGGTTGGCTACTGGCGTGGCTGTTTCTCGGTGGCTTTTTTCTCGTTGCCAAGGTCCTGCCGTTTTTGCTCCTGGTCTGGGCGTCGCTGCTGAAGTTTTTTCAGCCGCCCTCTTGGGCCGCGTTGGAGCAAGTCTCACTGGCCAATTTCTATGGCCTGCCGTGGAAGCTCATGGCCAGCGGCGCTTGGAACACTTTCATCCTGATGCTGGTCGTGCCAACGCTGACGATCGTTCTCTGTCTGGCGATCTCTTGGACCGTGCTGCGCTCGGGGCTGAAATGGCGCCTCCTGTTCGATGCGGTGGCGTTTTTGCCGCACGCGGTGCCCAATTTAATTCTTGCCATCGCCGCGGTGTTCGCGGCGTTGTTTCTCATGCCCAGGGCCATTCCGATCTATGGGAGCCTGGCGATTCTCATTTTCGTTTACACGATTAGCCGCATCAGTTTTGCCACGCGCATCATCAACAACTCGCTGGCGCAGATTCATCCCGAGTTGGAAGAGGCGGCGTTTGTCGGCGGTCTGCCGCTGCTGCAAGTGATGCGCAAGATTCTGTTGCCGCTGCTCAAGCCGGCGCTCGTCTACGCTTGGCTGTGGATGGCGCTGTTGTGCTTTCGCGAGCTGACCATGGCTTCGGTGCTGGTCACGAGCCAAGGCAACGTCACGCTGCCGATGATTGTCTGGGGCCTGTGGCTCGGCGGTAGTCTCAATCAAGCGGCGGCGGCGAACCTGGTCGTGCTGGCGTTGATGGTGCCGTTCGTCGTGCTCTATTTGATCTTTGGCCGGCGCAGTCGGTTTTCGGAGGCGGCGTGA
- a CDS encoding tripartite tricarboxylate transporter substrate binding protein → MRKWFSRLWVVLAITGMAALAQAQPSFKMMIPANPGGGWDQTGRNLAQALISSKQAVAVQFENRGGAGGTIGLAQFVNASKGDPAALLIGGMVMVGAIHLEGSPVNLNMVTPLARLTGEYEIIVVPANSPHKTMADLIKAFKANPGSVSWGGGSAGGTDHILAGLIAKANGVDAAKVNYVPYKGGGEAIAAIVGGHVTVGISGVGEFAEQIKGGRMRALAVSSPKRIDNYPTLKEQGNDIELANWRGVFGAPGITTAQRDGLIKSLVAATTSKPWKDTLEKLGWSPIFLSGDAYKKFIDEDTKRIAGIIDSLGIKPNK, encoded by the coding sequence ATGCGCAAGTGGTTTTCTCGCCTGTGGGTCGTTTTAGCGATCACCGGCATGGCGGCTTTGGCTCAGGCCCAGCCCAGTTTTAAGATGATGATTCCGGCGAACCCGGGCGGCGGCTGGGATCAGACGGGACGCAACCTCGCCCAAGCCTTGATTAGCTCGAAGCAAGCTGTCGCCGTGCAATTTGAAAATCGTGGCGGCGCCGGCGGCACCATCGGCTTGGCGCAGTTCGTCAACGCCTCCAAAGGCGACCCCGCGGCGCTCCTAATCGGCGGCATGGTCATGGTCGGCGCGATTCATCTCGAAGGTTCGCCGGTTAATCTGAATATGGTGACGCCGCTGGCGCGCTTGACCGGCGAATACGAAATCATCGTCGTGCCGGCAAACTCTCCACATAAGACCATGGCCGATCTGATCAAAGCCTTTAAGGCCAACCCCGGTAGTGTATCGTGGGGCGGCGGCTCGGCCGGCGGCACTGACCACATTCTCGCCGGCTTGATCGCCAAGGCCAACGGCGTCGACGCGGCGAAAGTCAATTATGTCCCGTACAAGGGCGGCGGCGAAGCGATCGCGGCGATCGTCGGCGGCCATGTCACCGTCGGCATTTCCGGCGTCGGCGAGTTTGCCGAACAGATCAAAGGCGGCCGCATGCGCGCCCTGGCGGTGTCGAGCCCGAAACGCATCGACAACTACCCGACGCTGAAAGAGCAAGGCAACGATATCGAACTTGCCAACTGGCGCGGCGTCTTCGGGGCGCCGGGCATCACCACGGCGCAGCGCGACGGCTTGATCAAAAGCCTGGTTGCCGCGACAACGTCGAAGCCGTGGAAAGACACTTTGGAGAAGCTCGGCTGGTCGCCGATCTTCTTGAGCGGCGATGCCTATAAGAAATTCATCGACGAAGATACCAAGAGAATCGCCGGCATCATCGACTCGCTCGGCATCAAGCCGAACAAGTAA